A genome region from Fibrobacter sp. includes the following:
- a CDS encoding DUF1016 domain-containing protein — protein MGQLNAYVSYYKENEMNEGDNPPVGILLCTKKGKKMVEYALAGMDNKLFVSTYMLALPQKDTLEKFLRDELG, from the coding sequence TTGGGACAGTTGAATGCCTATGTCTCCTACTATAAGGAAAACGAAATGAACGAGGGGGATAATCCGCCTGTGGGTATTCTTCTCTGCACGAAGAAGGGCAAAAAGATGGTGGAGTATGCCCTGGCGGGAATGGATAACAAACTGTTTGTTTCCACCTACATGCTGGCTCTTCCCCAGAAGGATACGCTGGAAAAGTTCCTGCGGGACGAATTGGGGTAA
- a CDS encoding LemA family protein, with product MVAGIIIAVAVIIVLLLITTYNKLVKLRNNRENAFANIDVQLKQRFDLVPQLVSTVKGYATHEKETLEKITAARAAGMGAQTVDEKVAADKAMSSALAGLRVSLEAYPELKANTNFLQLQTELSDIENKLAAARRFFNSATKEFNNACEIFPNNIIAGMFNFKRAAMYEATESRESLNKAPEVKF from the coding sequence ATGGTCGCTGGAATTATCATTGCTGTCGCCGTCATCATCGTCCTCTTGCTGATCACCACCTACAACAAACTGGTGAAGCTCCGCAATAACCGCGAAAACGCATTTGCAAACATTGATGTTCAGCTGAAGCAGCGCTTTGATTTGGTGCCCCAGCTGGTTTCCACCGTGAAGGGTTACGCCACCCACGAAAAGGAAACCCTGGAAAAGATTACCGCTGCCCGCGCCGCCGGTATGGGTGCCCAGACCGTGGATGAAAAGGTTGCAGCGGACAAGGCTATGTCCAGCGCTCTTGCCGGTCTCCGCGTTTCCCTGGAAGCCTACCCGGAACTGAAGGCCAATACCAACTTCCTCCAGCTTCAGACTGAACTTTCTGACATCGAAAACAAGCTGGCTGCAGCTCGCCGCTTCTTCAACTCCGCTACCAAGGAATTCAACAACGCTTGCGAAATTTTCCCCAACAACATCATTGCTGGCATGTTCAACTTCAAGCGCGCTGCCATGTACGAAGCTACTGAAAGCCGTGAATCCTTGAACAAGGCTCCCGAAGTCAAGTTCTAA